Proteins encoded together in one Lathyrus oleraceus cultivar Zhongwan6 chromosome 5, CAAS_Psat_ZW6_1.0, whole genome shotgun sequence window:
- the LOC127088022 gene encoding cyclin-D5-1, whose protein sequence is MDQLDVSEEDHVGLLIQKEISFGFKKDGLFVFDEPLKRARFNAINWIFKITEALDFHFQTAYLSVTYLDQFLTKRYIDAEKNWAIRLLSIACVSLAAKMEECNVPELSKFQLEDCYFFQGKVIQKMELLVLTTLDWNMSIITPFSFLSYFIKKFGNDSDTMQPIFTVIMEGFNLMDHRPSVVAAAATLLALDQTLTIEDVRLKMDSISQIEPNDVFDCYTLIRRLYEEKMKREEHLYTPNTSVIRSRTIDYAVSMTKRRRLSFIDDEDGGDEKDPHQEDPKT, encoded by the exons ATGGATCAATTGGATGTATCAGAGGAAGATCATGTAGGGTTATTGATTCAGAAAGAGATTTCTTTTGGCTTCAAAAAAGATGGACTTTTCGTCTTTGATGAACCCCTCAAACGTGCTCGTTTCAATGCAATcaattggattttcaaa ATAACAGAAGCATTGGATTTTCACTTTCAAACAGCTTATTTGTCAGTGACTTACTTGGATCAGTTCCTTACCAAACGCTACATTGAT GCGGAGAAGAATTGGGCGATAAGATTGTTATCAATTGCTTGTGTTTCTCTGGCTGCAAAGATGGAAGAATGCAATGTGCCGGAGCTATCGAAGTTTCAATTGGAAGATTGTTATTTCTTTCAAGGAAAAGTGATTCAGAAAATGGAACTTTTGGTTCTTACCACATTGGATTGGAACATGAGTATCATTACTCCCTTTTCATTCCTTTCTTACTTCATCAAAAAGTTCGGAAATGATTCCGACACAATGCAACCTATCTTTACTGTAATTATGGAAG GGTTCAATCTAATGGATCACAGACCATCTGTTGTTGCAGCAGCTGCTACATTGTTGGCATTGGATCAAACATTGACCATAGAAGATGTGAGGTTGAAAATGGATTCGATTTCGCAAATCGAACCG AATGATGTTTTTGATTGCTACACTCTAATTCGGAGATTATATGAGGAGAAGATGAAAAGAGAGGAGCATCTATATACACCGAATACTTCGGTTATCCGATCCAGGACAATTGATTATGCTGTTTCTATGACAAAGAGAAGAAGACTGTCGTTCATCGATGATGAAGATGGTGGCGACGAGAAGGATCCACATCAAGAAGATCCCAAAACTTGA